One Engystomops pustulosus chromosome 7, aEngPut4.maternal, whole genome shotgun sequence DNA window includes the following coding sequences:
- the LOC140069438 gene encoding C-reactive protein-like: MKIPALLLMVITGCCAKENLQGASFLFSKNSDTSKVVLKPTITKPLGNMTVCLETYTDYVHKDSLFKLVKDSKPQFHLFQTQGYYYIGIDKDHVYYKNSDETMTWKHICVSWKSSTGVIHFMVNGILYPRRVLKAGFFIDSDVSAVLGENIVSAVPGFSVGEPSFVGEIRKVNMWDRALPPEEMESMYITKWKRMRANIINWESVDYEVYGDVFLYKPWIKPL, encoded by the coding sequence ATCTGCAAGGTGCATCTTTCCTGTTTTCGAAAAACAGTGACACATCAAAAGTGGTATTGAAGCCCACCATCACCAAACCGCTGGGGAATATGACCGTCTGTTTGGAGACCTACACGGACTATGTCCATAAAGACTCCCTCTTCAAACTGGTTAAAGATTCCAAGCCCCAGTTCCACCTTTTCCAAACCCAAGGTTATTACTACATTGGTATCGACAAAGATCATGTCTACTACAAGAACAGCGATGAGACCATGACGTGGAAACACATCTGTGTGTCCTGGAAATCCAGCACCGGGGTCATCCATTTCATGGTCAATGGGATTCTCTACCCAAGGAGGGTCTTAAAAGCAGGTTTCTTCATAGACTCAGATGTTTCTGCAGTCCTTGGGGAGAACATTGTCTCTGCTGTTCCTGGTTTCTCTGTAGGAGAACCTTCTTTTGTGGGGGAAATTAGAAAGGTTAACATGTGGGATCGGGCACTTCCCCCCGAGGAGATGGAATCAATGTACATTACTAAATGGAAAAGAATGAGAGCAAATATCATtaactgggagtctgtggactatGAGGTGTATGGAGATGTCTTCTTGTATAAACCATGGATTAAACCATTGTAG